The window CCGTGGCCGGGCTGGACCTGCTGGGCGTGCGGGCTGCTCTGGCCCTCCTCTCGGTGGACTCCCCGGTGGCGGTCCCGTGGATCCCGGTCGGCGCGGTGGTGGCGGCCTGCGCCGTACTGGCCGTGGTCTCCGCCGTGCTGCCGGCCCTCGCGGCGATGCGCACACGGCCGGTGGAGTCCGCGGGCACCCGAGAGTGAGCCGGACGGGGGCGACCACGGGGCGGACCGACGGGGTTGCGGGCCGCCGTGGGCACGTACGGACCGGGCGGCCTCCGTACGGGGCCCGGAGGCGGTACGGACCGGGCGGCCTCCGTACGGGGCCCGGAGGCGCGGGCGGCCGGAGCGACGGTGATCCGCTCGGGCGGGGTCAGGCTCCGTCGTCGCCGGCGGGATTCGGGCCCGTCACGACCGGTCGGTCCGACGGCAGACCCCACTCGCCCCACGAGCCGTCGTACACGAACACGTCGCGGTACCCGGCCAGTTCGGCCCCGAGCGCCAGGACACACGCGGTGACGCCCGATCCGCAGCTGACGACGAGCCGCTCCCGGCTCCCCGCCGACGCCGTGAACGCCGCGCGGAGTTCGTCGGCGGGGAGCATCAGGCCGTCACGCTGGATCTCGCCGAACGGCAGGTTCACCGACCCCGGCATATGGCCGCCGCGCAGGCCGGGCCTGGGTTCCGGGGCCGAACCCGCGTACCGCTCACGGGACCTCGCGTCGAGCACCGCCGAGCGGGCGTCGCCCAGGGCCTCGGCGACATCGTCGGCGCCGGCGAACATCCCGGGGCGGGGGCGGGCGGTGAAGTCACCGGCCCGCTCCGCGGTCCCGAGCTTCGCGGTGCCGGGCTCCCGGTACTCCACCGGGAGCCCGGCGGCCTCCCAGGCGGGCAGGCCGCCGTCGAGCACCGCGACCCGGTCGAAGCCCATCGCCCTGAGCATCCACCAGGCGCGTGCGGCCGAGTAGATCCCCGCGGTGTCGTAGACGACCACGGTGTCGCCGCCGTCGACGCCGAGGGCCCGCATTCCGGCGGTGAACTGCTCCGCTCCGGGCATCGTGTGCGGCAACGGCACGGCAGGGTCGGACATCGCGCCGTCGATGTCGAAGCGCAGGGCACCGGGGACGCACCGCCCGGTGGCACGGTGGGCACCCACGGACGCGTCGAGGACCACCATCCAGGGGAGAGCCAGACGCCCGGCGAGCCACTCCACCCCGACGAGCGGGCCGGGCAGCGCGCCCGCCTCCGGCGCCGTCCCCGCGTGCCCGGTCATGTTCTCCCTCTCGTCGGCGCCTGCGCGGTCGCGGGTGCGGACGTGCTCTCGCTGCGAAACGGGTCCGCGTCGAGAGGCACGTCCGCACCCGCGCCTGGCCGGCATCCTGATCCGCTGCTCCGGGAAAAGCAGAAGCCCCAGGTCACGGCGAGTGAGTCCTGGGGCTTCGGCAGGGCCGCCTTCGGGATTCGAACCCGAGACCTACGCATTACGAGTGCGTTGCTCTGGCCAGCTGAGCTAAGGCGGCACGCCCTGTCGCACCGTGGTGCGATCAGCAGCGACGCCAAGTCTACACAGTTTCCGGGGGTGCTCCGCACCGCCCGCCCTTGGCGGCATAAACGCAGGTCAGGCGCACTTCTTCCCGTTCTTGGGCGGAGTGCCGTCCAGCAGGTACCTGTTGATCGCCGTGTCGATGCAGTCGCTGCCGCGGCCGTACGCGGTGTGCCCGTCGCCCTCGTAGGTGAGGAGGACGCCGGAGGACAGCTGGGCCGCGAGGGCCTTGGCCCACTTGTACGGGGTGGCGGGGTCCCGGGTGGTGCC is drawn from Streptomyces sp. NBC_00178 and contains these coding sequences:
- a CDS encoding sulfurtransferase produces the protein MTGHAGTAPEAGALPGPLVGVEWLAGRLALPWMVVLDASVGAHRATGRCVPGALRFDIDGAMSDPAVPLPHTMPGAEQFTAGMRALGVDGGDTVVVYDTAGIYSAARAWWMLRAMGFDRVAVLDGGLPAWEAAGLPVEYREPGTAKLGTAERAGDFTARPRPGMFAGADDVAEALGDARSAVLDARSRERYAGSAPEPRPGLRGGHMPGSVNLPFGEIQRDGLMLPADELRAAFTASAGSRERLVVSCGSGVTACVLALGAELAGYRDVFVYDGSWGEWGLPSDRPVVTGPNPAGDDGA